In Aquimarina spinulae, a single window of DNA contains:
- a CDS encoding DUF5686 family protein, whose amino-acid sequence MQNKFFCLLFFVHFVLISQVSINGIVIDESSNQPLPFATIKTSNSSYALTSVKGEFVIRCNTYPVNLTISYLGYQTKTILITSKNSEKIEVRLSTKEENLETVKLDTPENVAAQLIIEAIRRKNKNNPKKILRNFSYKSYNKLKITEDNQAQLNTLDTTSVDMEHLFNKAHSFLSEKISLHQFRKNAGEKETVLATRMSGFKEPIYNVLGIKIQSNSLYDEDYTIFNNKYIGPLSNRALRNYYYKVLDTVQGKNPAYVILFQPRKSKNYASLEGVLYIDTKSLGIQKAIIELRGELNVMATHSFKYFSEQKSWFPTKQEITIRPGNGRQKVSLFGGRISVGRLGNDKKNSSGNNDFLVSTTDLFDIKLDTSQDIKQNQATISIDPEANNRSESYWNQYRTSAITEKDLNSFQVIDSIVKAQNIERRIDVIQSFNIGYYPVGFFNFDLTYPIKYNNYEGLRLGIGGLTNTKFSNQFRLEGYFVYGFRDSKSKYGIGGGLLVNKKSNSWFNFNYTDDIREVGSFLYLTDRRVYSLFEPRLVNIDFYYKHRTWSASLQQQIFPKLLSETQLSMSNINQTGGYQYLNDGNLFSGYKTAEATIALRWSPFSKFLKTPNRYKEIHDGYPKITAQYTQGFKGVFDSNFSYSKIGLKAEYIINRINQSKTSVLFEADIASGDIPLTHLYHAYPNAPTKETVLQRFSVAGRRTFETMYFGEFFNDRLATLQVKHRIKPVKITNWFKPELVFITRYAIGDVSNLENHQGVNFSSLQHGYQESGFEINKLFAGFGLSFAYRYGAYHLPRFEDNISGKFTFYLKL is encoded by the coding sequence ATGCAGAACAAATTTTTTTGTTTATTATTTTTTGTACACTTTGTCTTAATTTCTCAAGTTAGTATTAACGGTATTGTCATTGATGAAAGTTCTAATCAACCTTTGCCATTTGCCACTATAAAAACCAGTAATTCTTCATACGCCTTAACTTCTGTTAAGGGCGAGTTTGTTATACGATGTAATACCTACCCTGTTAATCTTACTATAAGCTATCTAGGATATCAAACAAAGACCATTTTAATTACATCAAAAAATTCAGAAAAAATAGAAGTCCGACTCAGTACTAAAGAGGAAAATCTCGAGACAGTAAAATTAGATACTCCCGAAAACGTTGCAGCTCAACTTATTATTGAAGCCATACGTAGGAAAAACAAAAATAATCCAAAAAAGATTTTACGTAATTTTAGTTATAAAAGTTATAACAAACTAAAAATCACAGAAGATAATCAAGCTCAATTAAACACTCTAGACACTACTAGTGTCGATATGGAGCATCTATTTAACAAAGCTCATTCCTTTCTTTCAGAAAAAATAAGTTTACACCAATTTAGAAAAAATGCCGGCGAAAAAGAGACCGTTTTAGCAACTCGAATGAGTGGTTTTAAAGAGCCTATTTATAATGTACTGGGAATCAAAATACAATCTAATTCTCTTTATGATGAAGATTACACGATTTTTAACAATAAATACATAGGACCATTATCAAACAGGGCTCTTAGAAATTATTATTATAAGGTTCTCGATACTGTACAGGGTAAAAACCCAGCTTACGTCATTCTTTTTCAACCTCGTAAATCTAAAAATTATGCAAGTTTAGAAGGCGTATTATATATAGATACAAAATCATTAGGAATTCAAAAAGCTATTATAGAATTACGAGGCGAACTTAATGTGATGGCAACTCATAGTTTTAAATATTTCTCTGAACAAAAAAGCTGGTTCCCAACCAAACAAGAAATCACAATAAGACCAGGAAATGGAAGACAAAAAGTAAGCTTATTTGGAGGGAGAATCTCTGTAGGAAGATTAGGAAACGATAAAAAAAATTCTTCTGGAAATAATGATTTTTTAGTTTCTACAACAGACTTATTTGATATCAAATTAGATACTAGTCAAGACATTAAACAAAACCAAGCTACAATAAGCATAGATCCCGAAGCTAATAATAGATCTGAATCTTATTGGAATCAATATCGTACTAGTGCGATTACAGAAAAAGATCTAAACTCGTTTCAAGTCATAGATAGCATTGTAAAAGCACAAAACATAGAACGCAGAATTGATGTTATCCAAAGTTTTAATATTGGATATTATCCTGTAGGATTTTTCAATTTTGATCTCACTTACCCTATAAAATACAATAATTATGAAGGGTTGCGGCTAGGAATAGGTGGCTTAACAAACACAAAATTCTCTAATCAATTTAGATTAGAAGGATATTTTGTTTACGGATTTAGAGATTCAAAATCCAAATATGGTATAGGAGGAGGTTTATTAGTAAATAAAAAATCAAACTCATGGTTTAATTTTAATTATACCGATGATATTAGAGAAGTAGGCAGTTTCCTTTACCTTACAGACAGAAGAGTATATTCTTTATTCGAGCCTCGTTTGGTAAATATAGATTTCTATTACAAGCACAGAACCTGGAGTGCTAGTTTGCAGCAGCAGATATTTCCTAAACTACTTTCAGAAACTCAACTTTCTATGAGTAATATAAATCAAACAGGAGGGTATCAATATCTAAATGATGGAAATCTATTTTCGGGATATAAAACAGCAGAAGCTACAATAGCATTAAGATGGAGTCCATTTAGTAAATTTCTAAAAACACCTAATCGATATAAAGAAATTCATGATGGATATCCCAAAATTACAGCACAATATACGCAAGGTTTCAAGGGTGTATTTGATAGTAATTTCTCTTATAGCAAAATAGGTTTAAAGGCAGAATATATCATTAACCGTATTAATCAATCTAAAACGAGTGTTTTATTTGAAGCAGATATCGCTTCTGGAGATATCCCACTCACACATTTGTATCACGCTTATCCTAATGCTCCGACCAAAGAAACAGTACTTCAACGATTTTCTGTAGCCGGTAGAAGGACTTTTGAAACTATGTATTTTGGTGAATTTTTTAATGACAGGCTGGCAACATTACAGGTCAAACATAGAATTAAACCTGTAAAAATCACAAATTGGTTTAAACCAGAACTCGTTTTTATAACGCGCTATGCCATCGGAGATGTTAGCAATCTTGAAAACCATCAAGGGGTAAATTTTTCGTCTTTGCAACATGGATATCAAGAATCAGGATTTGAAATCAACAAATTATTTGCCGGTTTTGGGCTTAGTTTTGCCTATCGCTATGGTGCCTATCATCTCCCTCGTTTTGAGGATAATATTTCGGGTAAGTTTACTTTTTACTTAAAACTATAG
- the rplM gene encoding 50S ribosomal protein L13 — protein MDTLSYKTVSANKATVTKEWLHVDAEGQTLGRLSSVVALLLRGKHKPNFTPHVDCGDNVIITNAEKINLTGKKWTDKSYIRHTGYPGGQRSLTAQELYDKNPERLIEKAVKGMLPKNKLGAALFRNLKVYAGADHNQEAQQPKTVNLNEFK, from the coding sequence GTGGACACATTAAGTTACAAAACAGTATCTGCCAACAAAGCTACCGTTACAAAAGAATGGTTGCATGTAGATGCTGAAGGACAGACTTTAGGGCGTCTTTCTTCTGTAGTTGCATTACTACTAAGAGGAAAACACAAGCCTAACTTTACCCCACACGTTGATTGCGGTGATAATGTTATCATTACCAATGCCGAGAAAATCAACTTAACAGGAAAAAAGTGGACTGATAAATCGTATATCCGTCACACTGGATACCCTGGAGGGCAAAGAAGTCTTACTGCTCAGGAATTGTATGACAAAAATCCAGAGCGTTTAATCGAAAAAGCGGTAAAAGGAATGTTACCTAAGAACAAACTAGGTGCAGCTTTATTTCGTAATTTAAAGGTATATGCAGGAGCAGATCACAATCAGGAAGCTCAGCAACCTAAAACTGTTAACTTAAACGAATTTAAGTAA
- the rpsI gene encoding 30S ribosomal protein S9 — MEVIHKIGRRKTAVARVYLKDGSGKITVNKKDLNEYFTTATLQYKVNQPLTLTSNEDKYDVNVNVYGGGVTGQAEAVRLAISRAVCELDEENRSILKPEGLLTRDPRMVERKKFGQKKARKKFQFSKR, encoded by the coding sequence ATGGAAGTTATTCACAAAATTGGTCGTAGAAAAACGGCTGTAGCCAGAGTATATCTTAAGGATGGTTCTGGAAAAATTACGGTTAACAAGAAAGACCTTAATGAGTATTTCACTACTGCTACTTTACAATACAAAGTAAATCAGCCTTTAACTTTAACAAGTAATGAGGACAAATACGATGTAAATGTAAATGTATATGGTGGAGGAGTTACTGGACAGGCAGAAGCTGTTCGTTTAGCAATATCAAGAGCGGTATGTGAATTAGACGAAGAAAACAGATCAATCCTAAAACCAGAAGGTTTGTTAACCAGAGATCCAAGAATGGTAGAGCGTAAAAAATTCGGTCAGAAGAAAGCTCGTAAGAAATTCCAGTTCTCTAAACGTTAA
- the pyrH gene encoding UMP kinase codes for MEYKRILLKLSGEALMGDRQYGIDPKRLAEYAHEIKQITEKGVQVAIVIGGGNIFRGVAGASKGMDRVQADHMGMLATVINGLALQSALEDAEIPTRLQSAVKINEVAEPFIRRRAMRHLEKGRVVIFGGGTGNPYFTTDSAAVLRAIEINADVILKGTRVDGIYTSDPEKNADATKFDFISFDDVLRKGLKVMDTTAFTLSQENELPIIVFDMNKAGNLLKVVSGESIGTQVNL; via the coding sequence ATGGAATATAAAAGAATATTACTTAAATTATCTGGCGAAGCTCTAATGGGTGATCGTCAATATGGAATTGATCCTAAAAGATTGGCAGAGTATGCCCATGAAATCAAACAAATTACAGAAAAAGGCGTACAAGTTGCTATTGTGATAGGTGGAGGTAATATTTTTAGAGGTGTTGCAGGTGCCAGTAAAGGAATGGATAGAGTTCAAGCAGATCATATGGGTATGCTTGCAACCGTTATTAATGGACTAGCCCTACAGAGTGCTCTTGAAGATGCCGAAATACCTACTCGATTACAATCTGCAGTAAAGATTAATGAAGTTGCAGAACCTTTTATACGTCGAAGAGCAATGCGTCATCTCGAAAAAGGAAGAGTTGTAATATTTGGTGGAGGAACAGGAAATCCATATTTCACTACTGATTCTGCCGCAGTGCTAAGAGCTATAGAAATTAATGCAGACGTTATTCTAAAAGGCACAAGAGTTGATGGAATATACACCTCTGATCCAGAAAAAAATGCTGATGCCACAAAATTTGATTTCATATCATTTGACGATGTTTTACGAAAAGGTCTGAAAGTGATGGATACAACAGCATTTACATTAAGTCAGGAAAATGAATTACCTATAATAGTCTTTGACATGAATAAAGCCGGGAATTTACTAAAAGTAGTTTCTGGTGAATCTATAGGTACTCAAGTAAACCTTTAA
- the frr gene encoding ribosome recycling factor has translation MNEEIDFIIDSTKESMQAAITHLEKKLLNIRAGKASPAMLGSVMVEYYGSPTPLNQVGNVTTPDARTITIQPFDKSVIPEIEKGIQVANLGFNPMNNGESVIISVPPLTEERRKDLAKQAKAEAEDSKVGIRNDRKNANNEIKKLEKEGLSEDLAKNTEVDIQTLTDTYIKKVDEMLSHKEKEIMTV, from the coding sequence ATGAACGAAGAAATAGATTTTATTATAGATTCGACCAAAGAGTCAATGCAAGCAGCAATTACTCATTTAGAAAAAAAATTACTCAATATCAGAGCTGGTAAAGCATCTCCTGCTATGTTAGGCAGTGTAATGGTAGAGTACTATGGCTCTCCTACTCCGTTAAACCAGGTAGGAAATGTAACTACTCCTGATGCAAGAACCATTACAATTCAGCCTTTTGATAAATCTGTAATTCCTGAGATTGAGAAAGGTATTCAGGTAGCTAATTTAGGGTTTAACCCAATGAATAATGGCGAAAGCGTTATCATTAGTGTTCCTCCTCTCACAGAAGAACGCCGTAAAGATCTTGCGAAACAAGCAAAAGCTGAAGCAGAAGATTCTAAAGTTGGTATACGTAATGATCGTAAAAACGCCAATAATGAGATTAAAAAATTAGAAAAAGAAGGTCTATCAGAAGATTTGGCGAAAAACACTGAAGTAGATATTCAAACATTAACAGATACATACATTAAAAAAGTTGATGAAATGCTTAGTCATAAAGAAAAAGAAATTATGACAGTTTAA
- the tsf gene encoding translation elongation factor Ts: MANITAAEVSKLRKATGAGMMDCKKALVEAEGDFDKAIKILREKGQKIADKRADRESSEGAVIAKVNDSKNKGVIVSLNCETDFVGKNDSFVSLAKQLAEVALNTSSKEEFLASDFNGMTVQEKLTEQTGVIGEKIEIGDFKVLEAPFVGSYIHGNKIGALTGLSTEIDNAETLAKDISMQVASMGATTLSYKDFDPEYVASETQARIAAIEKENIELGRLGKTLKNVPLFISRSQLTDDVISQAEEKLKEELKAEGKPEQIWDRILPGKLERFISDNTTLDQEQCLLDQNFIKDEKKSVADYVKTLGDVSVVAFERVALG, from the coding sequence ATGGCAAATATTACAGCAGCCGAAGTAAGTAAATTGCGTAAAGCTACAGGTGCCGGAATGATGGACTGCAAAAAAGCCCTTGTTGAGGCTGAAGGAGATTTTGACAAAGCAATCAAGATCCTTAGAGAAAAAGGACAAAAAATTGCTGATAAAAGAGCAGATAGAGAATCTTCTGAAGGTGCAGTTATTGCAAAAGTTAATGATTCAAAAAACAAAGGAGTAATCGTTTCTCTTAATTGTGAAACTGATTTCGTAGGAAAAAACGACTCTTTTGTTTCTTTAGCAAAACAACTAGCAGAAGTAGCTCTTAACACTTCTTCTAAAGAAGAATTTTTAGCTTCAGATTTTAATGGTATGACCGTTCAGGAAAAACTTACTGAACAAACTGGTGTTATTGGAGAAAAAATCGAAATCGGAGATTTTAAAGTACTAGAAGCTCCTTTTGTAGGATCCTATATACACGGAAATAAAATCGGTGCTCTAACTGGCTTATCAACCGAGATAGATAATGCAGAAACACTTGCCAAAGATATCTCTATGCAAGTAGCATCTATGGGAGCGACAACATTGTCTTACAAAGATTTTGATCCAGAATATGTTGCTTCAGAAACTCAAGCAAGAATTGCAGCAATCGAAAAAGAGAATATTGAACTTGGCAGATTAGGAAAAACATTGAAAAATGTTCCTCTATTTATTTCAAGATCTCAATTGACTGATGATGTAATTTCGCAAGCAGAAGAAAAGCTGAAAGAAGAGCTTAAAGCAGAAGGTAAACCTGAGCAAATCTGGGATAGAATTCTTCCAGGAAAATTAGAAAGATTTATTTCTGATAATACTACTTTAGATCAGGAACAATGTCTTCTTGACCAAAATTTCATTAAAGATGAAAAGAAAAGTGTTGCTGATTATGTAAAAACACTTGGCGATGTATCTGTAGTTGCTTTTGAAAGAGTAGCTTTGGGTTAA
- the rpsB gene encoding 30S ribosomal protein S2: MANNIEVKELLDAGVHFGHLTRRWDPNMAPYIYMERNGIHIINLYKTAAKIDEAGEALKKIAASGRKILFVATKKQAKEIVAEKASKANQPYITERWPGGMLTNFVTIRKAVKKMASIDRMKKDGTFNTLSKKERLQVDRLRAKLEKNLGSISDMTRLPGALFVVDITREHIAVKEAQKLNIPIFAMVDTNSDPRQVQYVIPANDDASKSIDKVMTYVSDAVIEGLSERKATKEAPKKEAPKKEAPKKEAPKKEAKAEAPVKAETPAKVETPAKVEATVEAPATEAAKQEEE; the protein is encoded by the coding sequence ATGGCAAACAATATCGAAGTAAAAGAATTACTTGATGCAGGTGTACACTTTGGTCACCTTACAAGAAGATGGGATCCAAATATGGCACCATATATTTATATGGAGCGTAATGGCATTCACATCATTAACTTATATAAGACTGCTGCAAAAATTGATGAAGCTGGTGAAGCTTTAAAAAAGATAGCAGCGTCCGGCAGAAAAATCCTTTTTGTTGCGACTAAAAAACAAGCTAAAGAAATCGTAGCCGAAAAAGCAAGTAAAGCTAATCAGCCATACATTACAGAAAGATGGCCTGGTGGTATGCTTACTAACTTTGTTACTATTCGTAAAGCAGTCAAAAAAATGGCTTCTATCGATAGAATGAAGAAAGACGGTACCTTTAATACACTATCTAAAAAAGAACGTTTACAAGTAGATCGTTTAAGAGCAAAATTAGAAAAGAACTTAGGTTCTATTTCTGATATGACTCGTCTACCTGGGGCATTATTTGTTGTAGATATTACTCGCGAACATATCGCGGTAAAAGAAGCTCAAAAATTAAACATTCCTATTTTTGCAATGGTTGATACTAACTCTGATCCACGTCAGGTGCAGTATGTAATCCCTGCAAATGATGATGCTTCTAAATCTATAGACAAAGTTATGACTTATGTTAGTGATGCTGTTATAGAAGGACTAAGCGAAAGAAAAGCAACAAAAGAAGCTCCTAAAAAAGAAGCTCCTAAAAAAGAAGCCCCTAAAAAAGAGGCTCCTAAAAAGGAAGCAAAAGCTGAAGCTCCAGTAAAAGCTGAAACACCTGCAAAAGTTGAAACACCTGCAAAGGTTGAAGCTACAGTAGAAGCTCCGGCAACCGAAGCTGCAAAGCAAGAGGAAGAATAA